The window aaaaatgaaatacagtCTTGATTTAATTTCCAGGCGTAACAGGGGAGTCTGTGTGTAACGTGGATcacacactgccccccccccccacctgagcAACTAACACAAGCCCCGTAATGAAAACCAGAGGCCGGACGTGGCCAGTCTCGGCACGCGGCACATCTCTACTGACATGGGGCATCGGGGCTGAGGGTGGGCATCCCAACCCTGTCGAGTGTTGAGCCCTGCTTTCACCCTGAGTCCACCCTATGAGGCTTCAATCCTCCACAccgggaacacacacacacacacacacactgtttacgTTCAGGAGAGCTGTCAAAAACACCCCATGAAGGCTTTTTGTGcacatgttgtgtgtgtgtgtttttttgtatgtaGAACTACTGCTACAAAGAACAGAGGCAGATACCTGCAGGACAGGCACACTCGTGGCCCACGTCTCTCGCTGTCCGCAGTTTGGGCATCAGGACCGtcattttctgcagaaacacataAATCCAGTGTGAGTTATAAATCATCTCAATTACAATCAATACCCCCAAAGCATTTAGATCCAGACTGAAATGAGTTGTTTTATGGAGCAGCTGCATGCATAGCTTGCCCACAAATTGTTTTTAAACTGCCAAGCGCGTGAGTTCGTGAAGCCAACGACGCACGTTCCCCGCTATTACGCACAAGGGAGCTGTGCGCCTACCAGGGGTTTCACAGACAGTCGATCGATGACAGTTAGTTTAAACATATCCACAGTCGACACCAAATAGTTTACCTCCTCCACGAGGCTCCCTATTGGGGCGGTCAGCTCTGGAATGAGGCTTCCATCCTGGTTGAGAAAAGCCCCGCGCGGCGGGTCAGCGCCGGCCGCTTCGGTcagctccacctgcagccgGTTCTCCAGCTGGTCGGTCCTGAAGCTCATCAGGAGACACACGGCGAGGGAGCTCAGGGACATCAGCAGGGACATCAGCAGGGACAGCGCGATGAGAGAGCCCGGCAGCCACTGCTGGACCGCAGACCTGGGCGCGCAATGGCATGCCGGCTTGCTTTCCCCGACAGAGTCCTTGGATACATCCatgctgaaaaataaataaaatcctgcTTCAGTGGTTTGTCGGTGAAAAGCGAATAACGGAAGCAGGTTCTGTGGACTTAAGTCGGGGTCCCGCGCTGCGTCTGGCACGCTGGCCCCCGCGCAACGCCTTGTCTTTATTTAGGAGTGGAAcaagaggaggcggcggcgcgcACCGGGCTTCCAGCAGGCAGCAGATGGGAGCGATCTGATGCCAAGCAGAAAAAAGAGAAGGCGCTCACCCCACTCCGTAGGGCTTTGTTTCCTGTCGGGGTGTATCCTGCGTGGACGTGGAATCCCGACTGCCAAACAGGTCCAAttgttttcctcctttcatGATGCGTGATGCGACCGCCCTGCTCATCACGTGAGGCTGCCGATTGACAGCTTTGAGGAATTGTAGTTTAGTCTCAGACGCCGATGGACTAAATACTTTTTTGTTTCTAAAACAACCCAGTGAACTGAGATTCTTCACACTGGGACCGTTTTTGACGTTAAATAACTCGCAGAGAGCAGCTACAGGTCCGAAGCGATAATAGAAACTCTCTTTTGAAGACTGTAAAACCCGATAAACTGTCAATAGAAAACATTACGCACTACGCACCGAGGACTGATTATATTATCCAATAAATGAACCGCAGAGACGCAGAGCGCTCGTTAGTCGGGCTGGAGTCCGACCTgtattagtttaaagttatttGGCTTTGGTTTCAGATTTTAGGTTTCACATACAAAACGCTGATCAGAATTAACCAAAAGTGTGAGGCCGAAACGTTTATTATCTCAGAGCTTAAACGATGTTCAGTGATTGCTGCCCCCCTGCGGAGGAGCGCTGCTACTACACCCGACCGAACGTCCCATCCACAGCAAACACTAGCACGCCACCGCAGGTGTGTAGTACAcatattcacatttatttacaagatGCACACACCTGTCAAGTTACAGACAGtcaatggaaaaacaaaaacaaatcatagGTGGATGACTTTAATTCCCTAAatagcatttcatttttcattaaccAATAACTGAGGCTAACAGTGAGACGCAGGTTCTAAACCCGGTACCGACCGGACCATTCATTCAGTGAACATGGACACAATTGggctaataaaaaaaagaaatcaaagagaCTTTGTATGTTGTGAGAGGGTAAAAAGTAAATTAcaacagcaaataaatacaaaaaggaGGATTCATTGGATGGAAACACGATCAAGATGAATAACTTAACCGAGTTGGACCAAGGCCAGACTAGACTTTGAAATGGACACAGCACAACCGGGCAGTGGACTGATACAGTCATAAGGTACACCTCTCCTGGAGAGTCAGGAAGTAGAGGCAGGCACTGAGCACCATGATGAAGGTCAACCAATgtcacagctggggggggggggggggtctacaggCTCAGGGGGTCGGCCTTTTTTTTGCTGCTACTGCTTCTTCTCTCACGTTTGCTGCCGCTGCTCGTAcagaagcaggagaagaaggGGTGCTGCAGGGCCTGCTCCAGACTCAGGCGCCGACTTGGGTCGTACTCCAGCAGCTTCTGGATCAGGTCAAACAGCTGCCGGTGGTCTTCGTGCTTAGACACCATGTAATGCTgacagaagaggaaagaatCATTTGTGTTACAAACACACTTCGTACACAAGTACTGAGACACCGACTGTTCAGACGACTCGTCCTCACTTTGAGGGGTTTGCAGTGTTTCCTGACGTATCTTCCAGAAGAGCCGTGCACGTCCCAGTCAAGCTTGCACCGGTGAACGTACCGCCGCTTCCTGTGCAACACACAATTACAAAATGACTGCTAATCATTTATTCAACGCAACACGGGCTGCTTGTTCCTGATAACGCTAAATAAAAAGACTTCATTTCCTGCGTTTTTGTCTGTTAAAGGCCGACTTACTTGGTTTTCTGCAGGAGGTTTGCTGGGATGGGGCCCAGGACTCTCTCCATCATAGCGAGGTGCTCTTTACTGTCATGCGTCTGAAGGAGGAAACAATACGTCATCCTGCCGACTAGTATAAATATCAAGAGGATAAATAGTTCAGTACGTTTACCTGGAAGAGAGTAGAGCCGAGGTAGTACTCAATAAGTATACAACCTATGCTCCAGACGTCACACGAATGGTCCCAGCCTAGATCTGAGCGAGACAATGTTTCCCAAATAACGAGTCAACACTAAATGATCCCTTCAAAAATGTCAACGTTTAAAGAAAGCGACTTGCCTAGAACGACCTCTGGAGCACGGTAATGCCGCGTGGACACCACAGACGTGTGGTGCTCATGTTCATACGTCGCGTTACCGAAGTCCACTATTTTAACGTTGGGGTTCTTCAGCGTGCGCTCATCTCGTTTCTGGGGATCAAACAATCGTTTAACTCCCGGCGTAAACAACGAGATTGAGAATTCAACGCGACTTTGCCTGATATTTAGCAGGTTTACCATCTCGGAGTTGTACACCATATCGTAGTCCGAGTCAACGAAGAGAATGTTCTCAGGCTTCAGATCTGTGTGCGTCAGCTTGTTCTTATGCAGGACTGAAAGAAAGAACCACAGATTTCAAGACCCAGCGCTTATGTTAAAACGCGGCGTCTTCGGCCGCACGCACGGCTCCATTACTCACATCTCACAGCTTGTATGAGCTGGTAAGCCATGTGCCTGATGTGATCTACGGGGAAAGGCTGGAAGTTGTTCTCCTTCAGGAAATCATAGGTGCTCAGTCCAAGCAGCTCAAAGGAAATACAAACGTGGCCGTGGTAGTCAAACCAGTCCAGCAGCTGCACACAAGcactgaggagggggggggtcagaagtTACTGCCTGCAATGATCGTTCGGCGACGGCAGGAAGTTACAAGCGGACTCACAATCTCCTCTCGGAGTCGAGGGACTTCAACTGTTCGAGCACCTCTACCTCAGACATCGCTGCCTCACGGTAGCGGTCAATATTTTTAATGATCTTCAGAGCCACTCGAGCTCCATCACTGGAAACGCAAAAACAATTGTTCTGAGCATCGTAGGAGGCTGAAATGCAGAATATTACCATTACTGCGCTACGTGGAATATGATTGAATTCATACTTAGAGTGATCAATGCATTCAACGACCTTTCCAAAGGCACCCTCTCCTAGAGTACACACAATCTCATCTACAGGAAATAGAAAAGAGTAGTTAAGATCACAGCAGTGGCGAGGTGAAGCATAGTCCTTGGGCTGGTTCACTGCCCGATGTTACGTTTTATTTAACTCTACTGTGAAACAGACTTATGATCAAAATGAATATGACTCAATGCTATTTATGcaacaaagacaagaaaataTCTATCCAATAGCAGTTACGCCTATTGGCCAAAAATAAGTCTGCTTCTATgaaatatttggaaataaaaCCAGACAACAAAGAGTGAGAGACAAAGTATCAACAAGAGTAGGAAAAAAAAGGGATATATTCTATACATCTCGCTCTCAGCATGTCTCCACTGTGATAGATGAGGTGACCCTCGTCATCATCCTCAACACTCCTGGATCTTTTCCCGCTCCTGCGTTGATGGCTCCTCCTCTGCACCGGAATCGCCGCAATCCGCCATCACATCAACAACCcatcagccagccagccagcaccAGGCCGTCACAATGCGACATCGTCATTCATTCAACCGGGCCAGGGGGGGATGTGTAGGGATGGATAGATTCAGGCCGTTCAGTTACACCGCCGGGCGAATGGACGGAGCAGCAAATTCAAATTCAGCCCCGTCAGAGAAATTGGGCGCCAGCCACCACATAGTGTGTGTTACAGAAGAAAAACATGGCAACAAGATTTTCAGATGAGAGACTTTCTCACagcagcacagaaaaaaaactgaactttGATTGAATACAGTCTTTTACATGGCTTTTGTAACACTTCCAATAAAACTTAATTCTTTACAAGTCCCATTACTGTCCACACTCATAATCACTTACCCCAACGCCCCTATTACTATGCATTACTAGAAATCATGCTTAATAATAAGGAGCAGAGTACACAGAAAGATAACAGGTGTTAACATTGGCTAAACACCAGTGATAATGGCCCATTCGACTTGGTGGTTTAGACAAGACAGGCGTAAAAGGGAGAGGAAGTTCTCATACCGAGGACGACCTGTGCCGAGAGTGGCTACGTCTGTGCCTTCCATCTCTATTCCTGCGGCTGCTTCGCCTGCTACGTCCGCTCCGACCACTACGCCCAGAAGACTTGCTGTAGTGGTGCCAGTCCCGGTCGTAGTGTCTGTCCTTGCAGGCGCCATCACGATTATCCTCCTCACAGGCCCTGCCCAGACTCTGCCTCTCCCGAGAATCCAGCTTTTGGTTCAAACTGCGGGATTCCAGGTACTGCCTGCAGTAAAACAAGAACATGACACAGAGAAAAATCAATAGATTAGAAAACCTCAGCCAGGCCAGGAACAGCGTAGTTCCTTGTCCATGTTTAAACTCTAAAGTAAAATGAAGACTGTACACGATAGCCCACCTCCTGCCACAAACTCGATCCCCCCCGAGCCCTTTACGTAACATTTGTAATTAGCAACATGCTGATTCAGACCCTCGAGACACTCAGGACCCCAAACATCGAAAGGCTGCAATCCTGAGACATTTTATTATGTAATGCAAAACCTTCGGCCAATTTTAACATTCAAGCGGCTGTCATGACAACCCAACGTGTAATTTTGATCAACACAGCCCGACATAACCCACATTGGCAGAGTTTGGCCGTTAGGCATTGAAATTTGTAGCAAGCTTTAAGTTCAACTTGCTGGTGCCCAAGTCTATGCCTGCAGACCTTTGACGGAAAGTTTGCAATCGCTTCTAGAACAGCCGCCCAGAAGGCAACGCTAGCACCTAAGAACCAAAAAGGAACAGTAAATTCCTAAGGCCACAGCGCCCGAGCGGTGTCCGTTGCCTGCCAGGAAGAATCCTGCCTCTCTACAGAATTAAAATTAGAGTTGAATTGTAAACATCAAATGCAACCCCAGGGGCCATCACGCATGCTCACAAAAACAACCATAAGACACTGAAACACTAAAATGACTCTTCATTTTTCCTACCTTAAAAGTTTTGCTATTGTCTTTCTAcataatgtaaattaaatacaataaacGTAGGTGGAAAAGTCCAAATGTGGTTCCCCTCCACGATATAATTTAGCCGGTCATAAAATATTAAACTGATTAAAATGCATATCTCGAAAAAGTCTCAGAATGTGGGGAGGTGCTCGacacaataaatgacaatagaTTTTTACCCCTCATACGTTCTGTGATGACTCTGAGCTCTCCTGGActtgttttctctttcactACTGTGAGATTCTCCCCTCCGACGCTTGCGACAATCCATTCTCTCTTCCCAACTGTACTCGTCGAGCCAAACGTCTGGGGAGTGGATTCTCTTTAACTGGCGCATCTGAGATCaagacaaagggaaaaaaacgaCAGAATTGCATTCAACTCAATTAACTCggattatttatatatatatttttttaacttaagAGTTCATTGTGACTACAAATGTCCTCACTACTACCGACTCGGCTACGATGGTACTTGGTGTGCGCCATTAAGGTGCAAAGGTTGCTAAATAACGACATTCAGAACAAACAAtctctaaaaaaacaacaacaaaatgtacgATAAATTGGGGTAATTTGATACACCATAATTAACGTGGGATGAGCCGACATAGCAGAACATAGAGTGGCCCTGCCTCGCTAACAAGGCCGCTTTAGCATCTGGTATGCTAATAGTTTTAGCATGCAGACAATAATGACGAAATATAAGTTCACCGACGACGTTAACGTTATGGCGTGACAGCCAATACGTGTCTTCCATGACTGTATAATTCGCACATCATCCGAAACTAAAAAACTTTTCTTGGCTATCCGACACGGTTAAACCGGATAAAGACCTGCCATGTTGTCGAGCCGTCGAATCTCTGAAAGCTAACTTGCTAACGATGGCTAACCGCGATAATACCTATAATAACGATAGGAAATAGAGAATACTAAAAAATAATTCGTCTTACCTGCCTTATAATAAACGTTCGACAAAACGTTACACGCGTTTGATGCAGTTTATAAACACTAAACCGAGAAAATATCGTCGACTAGTAATCGTCAAAGATGGCGGACTTCCTAAGAACTCTGACGGATCGAACAAAGCACACAATAACAACGCCCACTCATTCACATGGGCACTTATGCCCCGGGTTCATCCTTTCAGGTACGACCGCCCCTTTATTTCAAACTGCCTGTACCAAAATTCAAGAGCTACAAAAAGAGAGGTGCTTATATTATCTATCTATTATACTATCTATCTATGATAGAATTCATGATATCTAAAAATATATTGTAACGTATGAAATAGCGTTAATCAGAGCGTTGCCTGATAGAACAGATGTGGGGTGGATTTCCCCCCCGCCACACGCATATTTTAGTGCATTGAATTGTGGGTAAAAGATGGCTGCGCCCTGTCCCGACCCAGAAGTCGGTAAGTCAACGGAATAACACACGAATCTGACGTTGTAAACAGTGCGTGTCGCTTCACGAAACGTTCGTGATGGCGGAGAACACGCAGGAGCGTGTCGCTGGAAACCTCACGAGAAACACGATTGCCGAAATGTTGGCGAAAAATTTTCAGAGACTTCCGGACAGAGAGCAGAAACTCTTAACGCATGGGCCTCTGTTCTTGGCGACAAACGCCAGTTTGGCAGGTTTGATAGCCAACAGCCTGTACCGCAGGGCCCTGAACGTGACTCGGGGGGTCATCGCCTCCAGCCTG of the Brachionichthys hirsutus isolate HB-005 chromosome 6, CSIRO-AGI_Bhir_v1, whole genome shotgun sequence genome contains:
- the LOC137894608 gene encoding dual specificity protein kinase CLK4-like isoform X1, whose protein sequence is MRQLKRIHSPDVWLDEYSWEERMDCRKRRRGESHSSERENKSRRAQSHHRTYEGQYLESRSLNQKLDSRERQSLGRACEEDNRDGACKDRHYDRDWHHYSKSSGRSGRSGRSRRSSRRNRDGRHRRSHSRHRSSSRRSHQRRSGKRSRSVEDDDEGHLIYHSGDMLRARYEIVCTLGEGAFGKVVECIDHSNDGARVALKIIKNIDRYREAAMSEVEVLEQLKSLDSERRFACVQLLDWFDYHGHVCISFELLGLSTYDFLKENNFQPFPVDHIRHMAYQLIQAVRFLHKNKLTHTDLKPENILFVDSDYDMVYNSEMKRDERTLKNPNVKIVDFGNATYEHEHHTSVVSTRHYRAPEVVLDLGWDHSCDVWSIGCILIEYYLGSTLFQTHDSKEHLAMMERVLGPIPANLLQKTKKRRYVHRCKLDWDVHGSSGRYVRKHCKPLKHYMVSKHEDHRQLFDLIQKLLEYDPSRRLSLEQALQHPFFSCFCTSSGSKRERRSSSSKKKADPLSL
- the LOC137894608 gene encoding dual specificity protein kinase CLK4-like isoform X2, which gives rise to MRQLKRIHSPDVWLDEYSWEERMDCRKRRRGESHSSERENKSRRAQSHHRTQYLESRSLNQKLDSRERQSLGRACEEDNRDGACKDRHYDRDWHHYSKSSGRSGRSGRSRRSSRRNRDGRHRRSHSRHRSSSRRSHQRRSGKRSRSVEDDDEGHLIYHSGDMLRARYEIVCTLGEGAFGKVVECIDHSNDGARVALKIIKNIDRYREAAMSEVEVLEQLKSLDSERRFACVQLLDWFDYHGHVCISFELLGLSTYDFLKENNFQPFPVDHIRHMAYQLIQAVRFLHKNKLTHTDLKPENILFVDSDYDMVYNSEMKRDERTLKNPNVKIVDFGNATYEHEHHTSVVSTRHYRAPEVVLDLGWDHSCDVWSIGCILIEYYLGSTLFQTHDSKEHLAMMERVLGPIPANLLQKTKKRRYVHRCKLDWDVHGSSGRYVRKHCKPLKHYMVSKHEDHRQLFDLIQKLLEYDPSRRLSLEQALQHPFFSCFCTSSGSKRERRSSSSKKKADPLSL